The following proteins are co-located in the Streptomyces sp. NBC_01198 genome:
- a CDS encoding DUF503 domain-containing protein encodes MYAGTLCFDLLLGDVRSLKEKRSVVRPIVAELHRKFGVSVAETGEQDLYRRAEIAIAVVSGELGHLKDVLDRCERWMIARPEVELLSARQRIHGDDD; translated from the coding sequence ATGTATGCAGGCACGTTGTGCTTCGACCTGCTCCTGGGTGACGTACGGTCCCTGAAGGAGAAGCGGTCCGTGGTCCGTCCGATCGTCGCCGAGCTGCACCGGAAGTTCGGGGTGAGCGTGGCGGAGACCGGGGAACAGGACCTCTATCGCAGGGCGGAGATCGCAATCGCGGTGGTGTCGGGAGAGCTCGGGCACCTCAAGGACGTACTCGACCGGTGCGAACGCTGGATGATCGCCCGTCCCGAAGTGGAACTGCTGTCCGCACGGCAGCGCATCCACGGCGACGACGACTGA
- the infB gene encoding translation initiation factor IF-2: MAKVRVYELAKEMGVESKVVMAKLQELGEFVRSASSTIEAPVVRKLTDAFQGPAGGNGKSAAKPAAPRKSAPARPAPTPGAPARPAAPAPKPAAGGPVTPAAPAAPSTGSAPAPGPRPGPAAPKPAPAAPKPAPAAPVPAADFQAPPAAPPASQPSRPGAATPGPRPARPAPAGGQRDGGQRDAGQRDGGPRQGGRPAPGQGGAARPGGARPAGPRPGNNPFTSGSTGMPRPGGAPRPGGGQGGAPRPAGPGGGAPRPGGAPRPGGGQGGPGGAGGARPSPGGMPRPQSAGPRPNPGMMPQRPAPSPGGRPGGGPGGRTGGPGGRPGGGPGGRPGGGGGGFAGRPAGPGGGGRPGGGGGGFGGPRPGGGAPGGGGGFGPRPGGFGGRPGGPGGRGGTQGAFGRGPGGRPARGRKSKRQRRQEYEAMQAPSVGGVLLPRGNGQTVRLSRGASLTDFAEKINANPASLVQVMLNLGEMVTATQSVSDSTLELLAGEMNYVLEIVSPEEEDRELLESFDIEFGEDEGGEDALQPRPPVVTVMGHVDHGKTRLLDAIRKTNVVAGEAGGITQHIGAYQVATDVNGEERRITFIDTPGHEAFTAMRARGAKSTDIAILVVAANDGVMPQTIEALNHAKAAEVPIVVAVNKIDVEGADPTKVRGQLTEFGLVAEEYGGDTMFVDISAKQGLNIDSLLEAVILTADASLDLRANPEQDAQGIAIEAHLDKGRGAVATVLVQRGTLRVGDTMVVGDAYGRVRAMLDDKGENVEEATPSTPVLVLGLTNVPGAGDNFLVVDEDRTARQIAEKRAARERNVRFARKGVRFSLENLDEALKAGLVQELNLIIKGDASGSVEALESSLLQLDVGDEVDIRVLHRGVGAVTESDIDLATGSDAIVIGFNVRAAGRAAQMAEREGVDVRYYSVIYQAIEEIEAALKGMLKPEYEEVELGTAEIREVFRSSKLGNIAGVLVRSGEVRRNTKARLLRDGKVIAENLNIEGLRRFKDDVTEIREGYEGGINLGNYNDIKIDDVIATYEMREKPRG, from the coding sequence GTGGCTAAGGTCCGGGTATACGAACTCGCCAAAGAGATGGGAGTCGAGAGCAAGGTCGTCATGGCCAAGCTCCAAGAACTCGGCGAATTCGTCCGTTCGGCGTCCTCGACGATCGAGGCGCCGGTAGTCCGCAAGTTGACCGACGCGTTCCAGGGACCGGCCGGCGGCAACGGCAAGTCCGCTGCGAAGCCTGCGGCACCCCGTAAGAGCGCCCCCGCCAGGCCGGCCCCCACCCCGGGTGCGCCGGCCCGTCCTGCTGCCCCGGCCCCCAAGCCGGCAGCCGGCGGCCCCGTCACCCCGGCGGCCCCCGCCGCGCCGAGCACCGGCTCCGCGCCGGCGCCCGGCCCGCGCCCGGGCCCCGCGGCACCCAAGCCGGCCCCGGCCGCGCCCAAGCCCGCCCCCGCCGCACCCGTGCCGGCCGCGGACTTCCAGGCGCCGCCCGCCGCACCCCCGGCGAGCCAGCCGTCCAGGCCCGGCGCCGCCACCCCCGGTCCCCGTCCCGCCCGCCCGGCCCCGGCCGGCGGTCAGCGTGACGGCGGCCAGCGCGACGCAGGCCAGCGTGACGGCGGCCCCCGCCAGGGCGGGCGCCCCGCGCCCGGCCAGGGTGGCGCCGCACGTCCCGGCGGCGCACGGCCCGCGGGCCCGCGTCCCGGCAACAACCCCTTCACGTCCGGCTCCACCGGCATGCCGCGCCCCGGTGGCGCGCCGCGTCCCGGCGGTGGCCAGGGCGGTGCCCCGCGTCCCGCGGGTCCCGGTGGCGGCGCTCCGCGTCCCGGCGGTGCTCCGCGTCCCGGCGGCGGCCAGGGCGGTCCCGGCGGTGCGGGCGGTGCCCGTCCCTCGCCGGGCGGCATGCCCCGTCCGCAGTCCGCGGGGCCGCGCCCGAACCCGGGCATGATGCCGCAGCGTCCCGCCCCCTCCCCGGGCGGTCGCCCGGGTGGCGGTCCCGGCGGCCGCACCGGCGGTCCCGGCGGTCGTCCCGGCGGCGGTCCCGGCGGTCGTCCCGGCGGTGGCGGCGGCGGCTTCGCCGGACGCCCCGCGGGTCCCGGCGGCGGCGGTCGTCCCGGTGGCGGCGGTGGCGGCTTCGGTGGCCCGCGTCCCGGTGGCGGTGCTCCCGGCGGTGGCGGCGGCTTCGGTCCCCGTCCCGGCGGCTTCGGCGGTCGTCCCGGTGGTCCGGGCGGCCGTGGCGGCACGCAGGGCGCGTTCGGTCGCGGCCCGGGCGGACGTCCGGCGCGCGGCCGTAAGAGCAAGCGCCAGCGGCGCCAGGAGTACGAGGCCATGCAGGCCCCGTCCGTGGGCGGCGTGCTGCTGCCCCGCGGCAACGGCCAGACCGTGCGCCTGTCGCGCGGTGCCTCGCTCACCGACTTCGCCGAGAAGATCAACGCCAACCCGGCGTCGCTCGTCCAGGTGATGCTCAACCTCGGTGAGATGGTCACGGCCACCCAGTCGGTCTCCGACTCCACCCTGGAGCTGCTGGCCGGCGAGATGAACTACGTGCTGGAGATCGTCAGCCCGGAGGAGGAGGACCGCGAGCTGCTCGAGTCCTTCGACATCGAGTTCGGCGAGGACGAGGGCGGCGAGGACGCACTGCAGCCGCGCCCGCCGGTCGTCACTGTCATGGGTCACGTCGACCACGGCAAGACCCGCCTGCTCGACGCGATCCGCAAGACCAACGTGGTCGCGGGCGAGGCCGGCGGCATCACCCAGCACATCGGCGCCTACCAGGTCGCCACCGACGTCAACGGTGAAGAGCGCAGGATCACCTTCATCGACACCCCCGGTCACGAGGCGTTCACCGCCATGCGTGCCCGTGGTGCGAAGTCCACCGACATCGCGATCCTGGTGGTCGCGGCCAACGACGGTGTGATGCCGCAGACGATCGAGGCGCTGAACCACGCCAAGGCGGCCGAGGTGCCGATCGTGGTCGCGGTCAACAAGATCGACGTCGAGGGCGCCGACCCGACCAAGGTGCGCGGCCAGCTCACCGAGTTCGGGCTGGTGGCCGAGGAGTACGGCGGCGACACCATGTTCGTCGACATCTCCGCCAAGCAGGGTCTGAACATCGACAGCCTGCTCGAAGCGGTGATCCTCACCGCGGACGCCTCGCTCGACCTGCGCGCCAACCCTGAGCAGGACGCACAGGGCATCGCGATCGAGGCCCACCTGGACAAGGGACGCGGCGCCGTGGCGACCGTCCTGGTCCAGCGCGGCACCCTGCGGGTCGGCGACACCATGGTCGTCGGCGACGCCTACGGCCGCGTCCGCGCCATGCTGGACGACAAGGGCGAGAACGTGGAGGAGGCGACCCCGTCGACTCCGGTGCTCGTCCTCGGTCTGACCAACGTGCCCGGCGCCGGCGACAACTTCCTGGTCGTCGACGAGGACCGCACGGCCCGTCAGATCGCCGAGAAGCGGGCCGCCCGCGAGCGCAACGTCCGCTTCGCCCGCAAGGGTGTGCGGTTCTCCCTGGAGAATCTGGACGAGGCGCTCAAGGCCGGTCTGGTGCAGGAACTCAACCTCATCATCAAGGGCGACGCGTCCGGTTCGGTGGAGGCCCTCGAGTCCTCGCTGCTCCAGCTCGACGTCGGCGACGAGGTCGACATCCGCGTCCTGCACCGCGGTGTGGGTGCGGTCACCGAGTCGGACATCGACCTGGCGACCGGCTCCGACGCCATCGTCATCGGCTTCAACGTCCGCGCGGCCGGCCGTGCCGCGCAGATGGCCGAGCGCGAAGGTGTGGACGTCCGCTACTACTCGGTGATCTACCAGGCCATCGAGGAGATCGAAGCCGCGCTCAAGGGCATGCTCAAGCCGGAGTACGAGGAGGTCGAGCTGGGCACCGCGGAGATCCGCGAGGTCTTCCGCTCCTCCAAGCTCGGCAACATCGCCGGTGTGCTGGTCCGCTCCGGCGAGGTCAGGCGCAACACCAAGGCCCGGCTGCTCCGCGACGGCAAGGTCATCGCGGAGAACCTCAACATCGAGGGGCTGCGCCGCTTCAAGGACGACGTCACCGAGATCCGTGAAGGTTACGAGGGCGGTATCAACCTCGGTAACTACAACGACATCAAGATCGACGACGTCATCGCGACGTACGAGATGCGCGAGAAGCCGCGCGGCTGA
- a CDS encoding trypsin-like peptidase domain-containing protein, which produces MASATRGAAGNGPDDVLVRVCDLAGRPRGTGFLADADGTMVTSHEAVDGLARLVLHAPGGQLCLVEAAAITPLPEQGLALVATEGLAVPPLPVAPGGPAHPDRRIRVRLPQRTEGSVLGTATVTYTATDRFHLLEDVYELALDGTDLSRVPPQASGAPVIDALTGAVLGVVATALHAGHRAAGFALPLRPAGAPRPLADLLARNAATVPGFGPHLNLAGALQLAATSVGTASGPAEWREPVTRPEVADALRGFLAARDERAPLILGLVGEPGTGRSTELARLAARRSRGALPAPTVWLRGAELRPADGGIKDAVERSLRTAARIVGAATTAEPLYASPDAIAGLARAAGRPLLIVLDAPEEMPPVLAHALPDWTAGTASWLRAGAARLVVACRPEFWDQAGRLLPAALLHGPAAGPHGDGGQQMPPCVRLGDLDAAQAAAARERYGVPEGALGSTDEAHPLALRLLSEVRAAVPGGVDGTPSRVEVFAAHLDLVCLRIAVRLAAAAEPPVRGTGVRRLAARVTGQVHEAARRCLGPGQGELDREAFEELFPWRTGWASAVLTEGLLVPAGAGYRFAHEEAADWLQAMHLDLGAALHALVHRWFAVPAAGSADAPVRLPSRPAARAGQPPPVPEAPPVAPAGPRSLPVPRHRAGPVVQALLLARPDVLARHLAELAQALDHRTPPPTRCTPRKAPAPPPPPADLDADTVPNPRTRRAARPDAAPGAMRQHEPDDGGWPRGVSVAGRPALPGPAERRGDALWWAAHLLREVLLRLPDATVCREVLRDLAERTAVRAVERGGFTPEGMAGLGDFGPWFWRRVRLPVTERLDLLRLLLPADGPPGLPDRADRFLAAVADLLCDSPAEVLPAICGWFDDDRPLQAPPGLDGPRLTVASAAQALLHTHRGLALDDLTEALVAAAHPGADELLAALVEDEPSALCRAVDRWAHDPRPGRHVAAAAYGPRAALAARSDADRELLRYAALAILARPGDCSLHGAALGMLVRDPATRARHLPAALDRFAAGDPRLLAGALGAALATHPEPVLAAFQARLRSAEPGEDDADLLAEMAAVTAPALARRTAALVQDHLRHRPAGAAAVARFLDLRLEQGPGVRAVVLPLTTALLRDHPPAVRSALLAVLAAPGSHLSRPLRQELLDAALESERDPDVLDALLTAAADGAGRRPPPLTHELVRRLALLLGRTPEGAARFDRRIVELAAATPDFAGLLLSWLTDTATWDPLLGPSARHRLCRQV; this is translated from the coding sequence ATGGCGTCGGCGACACGGGGCGCGGCGGGGAACGGACCGGACGACGTACTCGTCCGGGTGTGCGACCTCGCAGGCCGCCCCCGCGGCACCGGCTTCCTCGCCGACGCCGACGGCACGATGGTGACCAGCCACGAGGCCGTCGACGGCCTCGCCCGCCTCGTCCTGCACGCCCCCGGGGGGCAGTTGTGCCTGGTCGAGGCCGCCGCCATCACCCCGCTCCCCGAGCAGGGCCTGGCCCTGGTGGCCACCGAGGGGCTGGCCGTTCCGCCGCTCCCGGTGGCGCCCGGCGGCCCCGCGCACCCCGACCGGCGGATACGGGTGCGGCTGCCGCAGCGTACCGAGGGCTCGGTGCTGGGCACCGCCACGGTGACGTACACCGCGACCGACCGCTTTCACCTGCTGGAGGACGTCTACGAACTCGCCCTGGACGGCACCGACCTGAGCCGCGTCCCGCCACAGGCGTCCGGCGCGCCGGTGATCGACGCGCTGACCGGCGCGGTGCTCGGCGTCGTCGCGACGGCCCTGCACGCCGGGCACCGGGCGGCCGGCTTCGCGCTGCCGCTGCGCCCGGCCGGGGCCCCGCGCCCGCTCGCCGACCTGCTGGCGCGCAACGCCGCGACCGTGCCCGGCTTCGGCCCGCACCTGAACCTCGCGGGCGCGCTCCAGCTCGCCGCGACCTCCGTCGGCACCGCGTCCGGCCCCGCCGAATGGCGCGAGCCGGTCACCCGGCCTGAGGTGGCCGACGCCCTACGGGGCTTCCTCGCCGCGCGCGACGAGCGCGCCCCGCTGATCCTCGGCCTGGTCGGCGAGCCGGGCACCGGGCGCAGCACCGAGCTGGCCCGGCTCGCCGCCCGCCGTTCCCGCGGCGCGCTGCCCGCGCCCACCGTGTGGCTGCGCGGCGCGGAGCTGCGCCCCGCCGACGGCGGCATCAAGGACGCGGTGGAGCGCTCGCTGCGCACCGCGGCCCGTATCGTCGGCGCCGCCACCACCGCCGAGCCGCTCTACGCCTCGCCCGACGCCATCGCCGGCCTCGCGCGGGCCGCCGGGCGCCCGCTGCTGATCGTGCTCGACGCCCCCGAGGAGATGCCCCCGGTCCTCGCCCACGCCCTTCCGGACTGGACCGCGGGCACCGCGAGCTGGCTGCGCGCGGGTGCGGCCCGGCTGGTCGTCGCCTGCCGGCCGGAGTTCTGGGACCAGGCGGGACGGTTGCTGCCCGCCGCGCTGCTGCACGGACCGGCGGCCGGACCGCACGGGGACGGTGGGCAGCAGATGCCGCCGTGCGTGCGCCTCGGCGACCTGGACGCGGCGCAGGCCGCGGCGGCACGGGAGCGGTACGGCGTGCCCGAAGGCGCGCTCGGCAGTACCGACGAGGCGCATCCGCTGGCACTGCGGCTGCTCTCGGAGGTGCGCGCGGCCGTACCGGGGGGCGTGGACGGGACTCCGTCACGGGTGGAGGTCTTCGCCGCGCATCTGGACCTGGTGTGCCTGCGGATCGCCGTGCGGCTGGCAGCAGCCGCAGAACCGCCGGTGCGCGGCACCGGGGTGCGACGGCTGGCGGCCCGGGTCACCGGCCAGGTGCACGAGGCGGCCCGCCGCTGCCTCGGTCCTGGCCAGGGCGAGCTGGACCGGGAGGCCTTCGAGGAGCTCTTCCCGTGGCGTACGGGCTGGGCGTCCGCGGTACTGACCGAAGGCCTGCTCGTCCCCGCGGGCGCGGGCTACCGCTTCGCCCACGAGGAGGCCGCCGACTGGTTGCAGGCCATGCACCTGGACCTCGGGGCGGCGCTGCACGCGCTGGTCCACCGCTGGTTCGCCGTACCGGCCGCGGGCTCGGCCGACGCGCCCGTACGGCTGCCGTCCCGCCCTGCCGCGCGCGCCGGGCAGCCGCCCCCCGTACCCGAGGCGCCGCCGGTCGCCCCGGCGGGGCCGCGTTCGCTGCCGGTGCCCCGGCACCGCGCGGGTCCCGTCGTCCAGGCGCTGCTGCTGGCGCGGCCCGACGTCCTGGCGCGGCACCTGGCGGAGCTGGCCCAGGCGCTGGACCACAGGACGCCGCCGCCCACCCGCTGCACTCCGCGCAAGGCGCCCGCACCGCCGCCGCCCCCGGCGGACCTGGACGCCGACACGGTGCCCAACCCCCGCACGCGCAGGGCCGCCCGCCCCGACGCCGCACCCGGTGCGATGCGGCAGCACGAGCCGGACGACGGCGGCTGGCCGCGCGGTGTGTCGGTGGCCGGGCGCCCCGCCCTGCCGGGACCGGCCGAGCGGCGCGGCGACGCGCTGTGGTGGGCGGCGCACCTGCTGCGCGAGGTCTTGCTGCGGCTGCCGGACGCGACGGTCTGCCGCGAGGTGCTGCGCGACCTCGCCGAGAGGACCGCCGTGCGGGCGGTGGAGCGCGGCGGCTTCACCCCGGAGGGGATGGCCGGCCTCGGCGACTTCGGGCCGTGGTTCTGGCGCCGGGTGCGCCTGCCGGTCACCGAGCGGCTCGACTTGCTCCGGCTGCTGCTGCCCGCCGACGGGCCGCCCGGCTTGCCGGACCGCGCCGACCGCTTCCTGGCCGCCGTCGCCGACTTGCTGTGCGACTCCCCGGCCGAGGTGCTGCCCGCCATCTGCGGGTGGTTCGACGACGACCGGCCGCTCCAGGCCCCGCCGGGTCTGGACGGGCCACGGCTGACCGTCGCATCGGCCGCGCAGGCTCTCTTGCACACCCACCGCGGGCTCGCCCTGGACGACCTGACGGAGGCTCTGGTCGCCGCGGCGCACCCGGGCGCCGACGAACTGCTCGCAGCACTCGTGGAGGACGAGCCGTCAGCCCTCTGCCGGGCCGTCGACCGCTGGGCGCACGACCCGCGCCCCGGCCGGCATGTGGCGGCCGCCGCCTACGGCCCGCGCGCCGCGCTGGCCGCCCGCTCCGACGCCGACCGCGAACTGCTCCGTTACGCCGCCCTCGCCATCCTCGCCCGCCCCGGCGACTGCTCGCTGCACGGCGCCGCCCTGGGCATGCTCGTCCGCGACCCCGCCACCCGGGCCCGCCATCTGCCCGCCGCGCTCGACCGGTTCGCCGCGGGCGACCCACGGCTGCTGGCCGGCGCGCTCGGCGCAGCGCTGGCCACGCACCCCGAGCCGGTGCTCGCCGCCTTCCAGGCCCGGCTGCGGTCCGCGGAGCCCGGCGAGGACGACGCCGACCTGCTCGCGGAGATGGCCGCCGTCACCGCTCCGGCGCTCGCCCGCAGGACCGCGGCACTGGTCCAGGACCACCTGCGGCACCGCCCGGCGGGCGCGGCGGCCGTCGCCCGCTTCCTCGACCTGCGGCTCGAACAGGGCCCCGGGGTGCGGGCGGTCGTCCTGCCGCTGACCACCGCGCTGCTGCGCGACCACCCGCCGGCCGTCCGCAGCGCCCTGCTTGCGGTGCTCGCCGCCCCCGGGAGCCACCTGTCCCGGCCGCTGCGCCAGGAACTGCTGGACGCGGCCCTGGAGAGCGAACGCGACCCCGACGTCCTGGACGCCCTGCTGACCGCCGCGGCCGACGGGGCCGGCCGCCGCCCGCCGCCGCTGACCCACGAGCTGGTCCGCCGCCTCGCCCTGCTCCTCGGCCGCACCCCCGAGGGCGCTGCCCGCTTCGACCGCCGCATCGTCGAACTCGCCGCCGCCACACCTGACTTCGCCGGCCTCCTGCTCAGCTGGCTCACCGACACCGCGACCTGGGATCCGCTGCTCGGCCCCAGCGCCCGCCACCGCCTCTGCCGCCAGGTCTGA
- the truB gene encoding tRNA pseudouridine(55) synthase TruB, which translates to MTRTASSSGLVVVDKPGGLTSHGVVSRMRRLAGTRRVGHAGTLDPMATGVLIIGVEKATRLLGHLALTEKEYAATIRLGQTTVTDDAEGDVTASAPPAAVAAVTREAVDAGIASLTGPIQQVPSKVSAIKVNGVRSYTRVREGEDFELPARPVTVSSFTVQDVRPADGALDLDVTVVCSSGTYIRALARDLGAGLGVGGHLTALRRTRVGPYDLAGARTLEQLDGDFGVLPIEDAAAAAFPRWDVDAEQAELLGHGVRIRTPELAPVPHAVFGPDGRLLALIEPTAGQARIVAGFPS; encoded by the coding sequence ATGACCCGCACCGCTTCCTCCTCCGGGCTGGTCGTCGTCGACAAGCCCGGAGGTCTCACCTCGCACGGCGTCGTCTCCCGCATGCGCCGGCTGGCGGGCACCCGGCGGGTCGGCCACGCCGGCACGCTCGACCCGATGGCGACCGGCGTCCTGATCATCGGCGTGGAGAAGGCCACCAGGCTGCTCGGTCATCTCGCGCTCACCGAGAAGGAGTACGCCGCCACCATCCGGCTCGGCCAGACCACCGTCACTGACGACGCCGAGGGCGACGTCACCGCGTCGGCGCCGCCCGCCGCGGTCGCCGCGGTCACCAGGGAGGCCGTCGACGCCGGGATCGCGTCGCTGACCGGGCCGATCCAGCAGGTGCCCTCGAAGGTCAGCGCGATCAAGGTCAACGGCGTGCGGTCCTACACCCGGGTGCGGGAGGGCGAGGACTTCGAGCTCCCCGCGCGCCCGGTGACGGTCTCGTCCTTCACCGTCCAGGACGTCCGTCCGGCCGACGGCGCCCTCGACCTCGACGTCACCGTGGTCTGCTCCTCAGGTACGTACATCCGGGCACTGGCCCGCGACCTCGGCGCCGGCCTCGGCGTCGGCGGCCACCTCACGGCACTGCGCCGCACCCGGGTCGGCCCCTACGACCTGGCGGGGGCGCGCACCCTGGAACAACTCGACGGCGACTTCGGCGTCCTCCCCATCGAGGACGCCGCCGCGGCGGCCTTCCCCCGCTGGGACGTCGACGCGGAGCAGGCCGAACTCCTCGGCCACGGGGTGCGCATCCGCACCCCGGAGCTCGCCCCGGTCCCGCACGCCGTCTTCGGCCCAGACGGCCGCCTGCTGGCCCTGATCGAGCCCACCGCGGGCCAGGCCCGCATCGTCGCCGGCTTCCCTTCCTGA
- a CDS encoding bifunctional riboflavin kinase/FAD synthetase, protein MQRWRGLDDVPGDWGRCVVTIGSYDGVHRGHQLIMGRAVERARELGLPSVVVTFDPHPSEVVRPGSHPPLLSAHHHRAELVAALGVDALLIIPFTSEFSKLSPSEFVRTILVDGLHARLVVEGPNFRFGHKAAGDVDFLSALGLKYDYELEVVDLFMSGAAGGGEPFSSSLTRRLIGAGDMEGAAEVLGRPHRVEGVVVRGAQRGRDLGYPTANVETLPHTAIPADGVYAGWLHVGDEAMPAAISVGTNPTFDGTARTVEAYAIDRVDLDLYGLHVAVDFLTFLRGMEKFDTVEALLERMADDVKRARDLIGAAKQPTRSDG, encoded by the coding sequence GTGCAGCGCTGGCGGGGCTTGGATGACGTTCCCGGTGACTGGGGACGCTGCGTCGTCACCATCGGCTCCTACGACGGCGTCCACCGGGGTCACCAGCTGATCATGGGCCGGGCGGTGGAGCGGGCACGCGAGCTGGGGCTGCCGTCGGTGGTGGTCACCTTCGACCCGCACCCCAGCGAGGTGGTCAGGCCGGGCAGTCACCCGCCGCTGCTGTCCGCCCACCACCACCGGGCGGAGCTGGTCGCCGCACTCGGCGTGGACGCGCTGCTGATCATCCCCTTCACCAGCGAATTCTCGAAGCTCTCGCCGAGCGAGTTCGTCCGCACGATCCTGGTGGACGGCCTGCACGCCAGGCTGGTGGTGGAGGGCCCGAACTTCCGCTTCGGCCACAAGGCGGCCGGTGACGTCGACTTCCTGTCCGCGCTCGGGCTGAAGTACGACTACGAACTGGAGGTCGTGGACCTCTTCATGAGCGGCGCGGCGGGCGGCGGCGAGCCGTTCTCCTCCAGCCTGACCCGGCGGCTGATCGGTGCGGGCGACATGGAAGGCGCCGCGGAGGTGCTGGGGCGGCCGCACCGGGTCGAGGGCGTCGTCGTCCGCGGTGCGCAGCGCGGGCGCGACCTGGGCTACCCCACGGCCAACGTCGAGACGCTGCCGCACACCGCGATCCCCGCGGACGGCGTCTACGCCGGATGGCTGCACGTCGGCGACGAGGCCATGCCCGCGGCGATCTCGGTCGGCACCAACCCGACCTTCGACGGCACCGCGAGGACCGTCGAGGCCTACGCCATCGACCGGGTCGACCTGGACCTCTACGGCCTGCACGTGGCCGTGGACTTCCTGACCTTCCTGCGCGGGATGGAGAAGTTCGACACCGTCGAGGCGCTGCTGGAGCGGATGGCCGACGACGTGAAGCGGGCCAGGGACCTGATCGGGGCCGCCAAGCAGCCGACCCGCTCCGACGGTTAG
- the rbfA gene encoding 30S ribosome-binding factor RbfA: MTDTARARKLADRIRVVVAETLQRRIKDPRLGYVTITDTRVTGDLREATVFYTVYGDDEERAASAAALESAKGVLRSEVGRQTGVRFTPSLAFVADALPDNAKTIDDLLAKARAADEEVRKAATDAQYAGDADPYRKPADEDEDLDGDDGPEPDGGSRPEGGTSPA; this comes from the coding sequence ATGACCGACACCGCGCGGGCGCGCAAGCTGGCCGACCGCATCCGGGTCGTGGTCGCGGAGACCCTGCAGCGGCGGATCAAGGACCCGCGGCTGGGGTATGTGACGATCACCGACACCCGGGTGACCGGCGATCTGCGGGAGGCGACGGTCTTCTACACGGTCTACGGCGACGACGAGGAGCGGGCGGCCTCCGCCGCCGCGCTGGAGAGCGCCAAGGGCGTGCTCCGCTCCGAGGTCGGCCGGCAGACCGGGGTGCGCTTCACCCCCAGCCTGGCCTTCGTGGCGGACGCCCTGCCGGACAACGCGAAGACGATAGACGATCTGCTGGCCAAGGCCCGCGCCGCCGACGAGGAGGTCCGCAAGGCCGCCACGGACGCGCAGTACGCCGGGGACGCCGACCCGTACCGCAAGCCGGCCGACGAGGACGAGGACCTCGACGGCGACGACGGCCCGGAGCCCGACGGCGGCTCCCGCCCCGAGGGCGGTACGTCGCCGGCATGA
- a CDS encoding YlxR family protein: protein MSGRTLSSACPERTCVGCRQRAAKNELLRVVVDGDACVPDHRGTLPGRGAYVHPALACLDLAVRRRAFARAFRGPVAPDTAELRRFVEQQAAP, encoded by the coding sequence GTGTCTGGTCGGACGCTGTCATCAGCATGCCCGGAGCGTACGTGCGTCGGCTGTCGTCAGCGAGCGGCCAAGAACGAACTGCTGCGTGTGGTGGTGGACGGGGACGCGTGCGTTCCCGATCATCGCGGTACGCTGCCCGGTCGGGGTGCATATGTGCATCCCGCCCTTGCCTGCCTTGACCTGGCGGTCCGCCGCCGGGCGTTCGCCCGGGCCTTCCGAGGCCCGGTGGCGCCCGATACCGCGGAGCTGCGCCGGTTTGTCGAGCAGCAGGCAGCCCCGTAA
- a CDS encoding response regulator transcription factor: protein MIRVLLVDDEPLLRMAFTMVLDAQADMQAVGEAGDGAQAVRLTRELQPDVVLMDVRMPGTDGIEATARIIESCPRSRVLILTTFDLDEYAFAGLRAGASGFLLKNALPGELLAAIRSVAAGDAVVAPRITRRLLESFAHHLPAPGGAEGTGADARLSRLTAREREVLVEVGRGLSNAEIAASLHLAEATVKTHFSRVLVKLELRDRVQAVVFAYETRLVRPG from the coding sequence GTGATCCGGGTGCTGTTGGTGGATGACGAGCCGCTGCTGCGGATGGCTTTCACGATGGTGCTGGACGCCCAGGCGGACATGCAGGCGGTGGGTGAGGCCGGGGACGGCGCGCAGGCGGTGCGGCTCACACGGGAGTTGCAGCCCGACGTGGTGCTGATGGACGTCAGGATGCCCGGCACGGACGGCATCGAGGCGACGGCCAGAATCATCGAGAGCTGCCCGCGGTCGAGAGTGCTGATCCTGACGACGTTCGATCTGGACGAGTACGCCTTCGCGGGCCTGCGGGCCGGTGCGTCGGGGTTTTTGCTGAAGAACGCGCTGCCCGGGGAGTTGCTGGCGGCGATCCGCTCGGTGGCAGCGGGGGATGCGGTGGTGGCCCCGCGGATCACCCGGCGGCTGCTGGAGAGTTTCGCGCACCACCTGCCTGCCCCTGGCGGCGCCGAGGGGACGGGGGCGGACGCGCGGCTGTCGCGGTTGACGGCCAGGGAGCGCGAGGTGCTGGTGGAGGTGGGCCGCGGGTTGTCCAACGCGGAGATCGCGGCGTCGCTGCATCTGGCGGAGGCGACGGTGAAGACGCACTTCAGCCGGGTGCTGGTCAAGCTGGAGCTGCGCGACCGCGTGCAGGCGGTGGTCTTCGCCTACGAGACCCGGCTGGTCCGCCCGGGCTGA